A segment of the Capnocytophaga sp. ARDL2 genome:
TTTACTCAATGTTGATAAACAAACAATCAGCCAACATTCGGTGGTAAGTAATCAGGTGGCAATAGAAATGGTAAAAGGAGTTGCGGAAAAATACAAAGCAAATATCGCATTGTCAACTACAGGAAACGCAGGCCCATCTAAAGGTGATTCGGACGTTGAAGTAGGAACGGTATGCATCGGATTGTACTACAATGGAAAAACATTTGGACAAACATTCCAATTGGGACAACCGAGAGAAAAAGTCATCGAATTGGCAATTCATCACGCCTTGCTCATGCTATACAACCAACTCATCGACTCAAATAATTGATAGAAACAGTATAAAAAACAAAAAATAAACGCACAAAAACTTGTGTATAAAAAAAATAATATCGAACTTTGCACTTCAATTAAATAAAAAGTAAGAAATAATGTCAAGAGTTTGTCAGATTACAGGAAAGAGAGCCATGGTTGGAAACAATGTCTCTCACGCAATGAACAAAACTAAGAGAAAGTTTTCAGTTAACTTAGTAAAAAAGCGTTTTTACATCGCTGAAGAGGATAGATGGGTAACTTTGAAAGTATCTACATCTGCATTAAAAACTATTAACAAAAAAGGTATTGCAGCAGTTTTGAAAGAAGCTAAAGCAAACGGATTATTGAAGTAATTCATCACCCATTAAAAAATTATTAAGATGGCAAAGAAAGCAAAAGGAAATAGAATCCAAGTAATTTTAGAGTGTACAGAACACAAATCATCAGGAATAGCTGGTACATCTCGTTACATCACAACTAAAAACAAAAAAAATACTCCAGATAGAATGGAATTAAAAAAATTCAACCCTATCTTGAAAAAAGTAACTATTCACAAAGAAATTAAATAATTTTTGAGTCATGGCAAAGAAAACCGTAGCAACATTACAAGGAGGTTCTAAAAAATTAACCAAAGCTATTAAAATGGTTAAATCTCCAAAAACAGGAGCTTACACATTCGTAGAATCAGTTATGGCTCCAGAATTAGTTGATGAATTTTTAGCTAAAAAATAATTCAACTTCAAAATATTGAACCGCTTCATTACAAGGCGGTTTATTTTTTATCTTTATAAAACTAAAAATCCACTAACGTTACTTACATTAGCGGATTTTTTCTTATTGATTCAAAACTTTTATCATCTCATCAAACGAAACCAACTCTTGTGTCCCTGTCTGAATGTTTTTGATTGTATATTTTTGTTGTTCTATCTCTTGACTTCCAACAAAAACTACATACTTTATTCCTTTTTTCTCAGCGTATTTAAACTGCTTATCCATTTTTACTTTATCTGGATACAATTCTGCTTTGATTTGTTGTTTTCTCAATTGTAAAACCGCATTCATCGCATAAACGGCTTCACTTTCCCCAAAATTGAAAAACAACACTGTGGTAAAGTTACTTACACTTTCAGGAAACACTCCCATTTCTTCCATTACCAAATAAATACGATCTAATCCAAAAGATATCCCTACTCCCGACATGTTTTTCAAGCCGAAAATACTCGTCAAATCATCATAGCGACCTCCTCCGCCAATCGATCCCATAGACACTGTGGCTGGTGCGGCTACTTCGAAAATAGCCCCTGTGTAATAATTCAATCCTCTCGCCAAAGTAATATCCAAATCTAAAATAGCAGTTTTCAATCCAAATGACTCTACAGTTTTGCAGATAAACGTCAATTCTTCAATTCCTTTTTTTCCTTCTTCCGAACTTGCCAATAATTCATTCAATTGAGCAAATTTCTCGTCTAAATCTCCATGAAATTGAAACAAAGGTTGCAGTTTTTCAATCGCTGATGGAGAAATTCCTTTTTCCAACATTTCTTTCTTTACGCCATCTTCACCGATTTTATCTAATTTGTCTAACGCAACGGTAAAATCAATTAACTTATCACTTTCGCCGATTACCTCTGCAATTCCCGAAAGTATTTTTCTGTTATTGATTTTGATAGTTACTTCTTTTACATTCAATTGAGTAAATACCGCATCATATAATTGCACCAATTCTACTTCTTGCCAAAGTGAAGTAGAACCTACCACATCGGCATCGCACTGATAAAATTCTCTAAATCTTCCTTTTTGCGGACGATCGGCACGCCAAACTGGCTGAATTTGATAGCGTTTGAATGGAAATTCCAATTCGTTTTGATGCTGCACAACAAACCTTGCAAAAGGTACAGTAAGGTCGTAACGCAAAGCTTTTTCAGAAATTTTGCTCGTTAATTTGTTACTGTCTTTGTCTTGCAACAATTGGTCGTCAACTTTTGACAAATAATCTCCTGAATTGAGAATTTTGAAAATCAAACGGTCGCCTTCTTCCCCATATTTCCCCATTAGGGTATCGAGGTTTTCAAACGAAGGAGTTTCAATGGGTTGAAATCCGTACGATTCAAAATTCTTTTTTATGGTTGAAATGATATAATTTCTCTTGGCAATTTCTGCCGGAGAGAAATCTCTGGTTCCTTTCGGAATACTTGGTTTTTGTGCCATTTTAATAAAAATTTAGAGCCTTTCGGCATTGAGAGATTTATAGATTTTTACCTGCTTTTCTTTTTACAATTGGGGTTAAATCACTCCAGTCTTCGATTCTAAAAGCCCTGATTTCTTTAATTGAATTAGCAAACCATTCTAACAAAGACAAAGAATCAATTGCCTACATCAAATTACCTAAATTGCTATTTTTAGAAGCATAAATGCTACCCTGTATTCTATAAAAATCATACTCTTGCATAATTGAAGCAATTTCGAAATAAGCATTGTTGTAAGGAACTCCATAATGAATTTCTAAATCCGAAATACTTATATCAAAGGCAATTGCATACATATTTATTCAGAAATAAGTTTAAAATAATCTTTTGTACCGAAAAAAATTCGACCTTGGCTGTCTTTGATTGCTATTTCACCACCTAAAAATGGATTTTTGAATATCTTTATTATAGTTCCTGTAAGCCACTCTGTTAACGCCGTTAGTCCTGGTGAAACTTTTACTTCATCTCCTATTTTGAATATTTCTTTTTGGTGTGTCATTTTGTTTTTAATGTTTTTAGAAATTTAGATGTTTATTTACAATACATATTCAATCATCCATCAAAAAGACCTTTACTCCCTCTGGTGGTGTAAATTCCCAAATGTTTGTAAGCTTTTTCAGTAACTTCTCTTCCGCGCGGTGTACGGAAAATAAATCCTTCTTGGATGAGAAACGGTTCATAGACTTCTTCTATGGTTTCAGCATTTTCAGAAACAGCGGTTGCCAATGTTGACAATCCAACTGGACCTCCTTTGAATTTTTCGATAATCGTCGAAAGGATTTTATTATCCATCTCGTCCAATCCGTGAGCATCCACATTTAGGGCTTTGAGTGCATATTTTGATATTTCTAAATCGATTCTTCCATTACCTTTGATTTGTGCAAAATCGCGAACTCTTCGCAACAAAGCATTGGCAATACGGGGTGTTCCTCTACTGCGACCTGCTATTTCGATAGCAGCTTCCATATCGATTGGTACGCCTATAATTCCTGCACTTCGGTCGATAATGGTCGATAACAATTCGGTGTTGTAATATTGTAATCTACTCTGAATACCAAAACGAGCCCTCATCGGAGCGGTCAATAAGCCCGAACGAGTGGTTGCCCCAACCAATGTGAAAGGATTGAGATTGATTTGTACCGTACGAGCATTAGGTCCAGATTCGATGACAATATCGATTTTGAAATCCTCCATAGCCGAATACAAATATTCTTCCACCACAGGACTCAAACGATGAATTTCGTCGATAAACAGTATATCGCGTTCTTCGAGATTGGTGAGCAATCCCGCCAAATCTCCGGGTTTGTCAAGTACGGGTCCAGAGGTGATTTTGATGCCTACATTGAGTTCGTTTGCCAATATATTTGCCAAAGTGGTTTTTCCCAACCCTGGAGGTCCATGAAACAAGGTATGATCCAAAGCTTCGTTTCGCATATTGGCTGCTTGTACAAAAACTTTCAGATTTTCTAAGACCTGTTCTTGCCCTGCAAAATCGTCAAAAGACAGGGGACGCAGTTTTTTTTCTACATCAAATTCCTCTTTGGTAAAATTTGTATTCGTTGGATCTAAATATTCATTCATAGTACAAAGATAGAAAAAAGGTTGATTGTTTACTCCAACTCCTCTGCAATTTGCTCCCACAAAAGCATGGTTTCTTCCAATTTACTTTTTAGGTTTTCGTAATTTACAAACCATTGAGAATCTTGCATCATTTCTTCGTAACTTTCTGCTAATTGTTGATCGGCTTGTGCGATTATTTCTTCTAATTCTGAAATTTCTTTTTCGGTTTTATTCAATTTGTTTTGTAGTGATTTTCTTCGCTTTTGTTCTTCGTAACTCAAAGATTTTGAAGTTTTTTCTACCGTTTCTGTTTTGGATGTTTCGGTATAAGTTTCTTCCAAAGAACGTATATCTGCTACTTTTTTCTGCTCTAAGAAATAATTAATATCACCCAAATATTCCTTAATGGCTCCGTCTTTAAATTCTATGGTTTTTTCACACAATCCTTGCAAAAAGTCACGGTCGTGAGAAACGACTATCAGTGTACCTTCGTAGTTTTTTAGAGCTTCTTTCAACACCGCTTTTGACTGAATATCCAAGTGGTTGGTAGGCTCATCCATGAGTAATACATTAAACGGATTGAGCAACAACACACACAATGCCAAACGGTTGCGTTCACCTCCTGACAATACTTTTACTTTTTTGTCCACATCATCGCCACGGAACAAAAAGGCTCCCAACATATCGCGAACTTTACTACGGTTACTGTCCGAAGCATTGTCTATCATCACATCGAGGAGTGTTTTTTCACCGTCTAAATATTCGGCTTGATTTTGGGCAAAATATCCCAATTGTACATTATGTCCGATTTTAATTTCGCCTTGAAAATCAAATTCATTCATAATCGCTTTGATTAAAGTAGATTTTCCTTGACCATTTTGTCCAACAAAAGCGATTTTTTTCCCTCTTTCGATTTGTAAATCTATATTTTGAAAAACCGTTTTTTCTCCAAATGATTTACTTACTTTTTCCATTTCCAATACGATTTTTCCTGGTATAACCGATACCGGAAATGATACATTCATCACCGATTGGTCTTGTTCATCGACTTCGATTCGCTCAATTTTGTCCAATTTCTTTATCAACGATTGAGCCATTGATGCTTTGGTAGCTTTGTAGCGAAATTTCTCAATTAACTTTTCGGTTTCTTCGATTTTTTTCGCTTGATTTTTCTGAGCAGCCAATTGTATTTTCAACTGTTCTTCTCTTTCAATGAGATATTTTGAATAATTTTTATTGAAATCGTATATTTTTCCATTGGAAATTTCTATGGTGCGATTGGTTACATTATCCAAAAACATTTTGTCGTGTGAAACCAAAACTACAGCTCCAGAAAAAGATTTCAAAAAGTCTTCAAACCAAATAATCGACTCAATATCCAAATGGTTGGTAGGCTCATCCAACAATAACAAATCATTGTTTTGCAAGAGTAATTTTGCCAATTCTATACGCATACGCCAACCTCCCGAAAAAGTATCGGTTTGCTTGTGAAAATCCTCTCTTTTGAAACCCAATCCCAACAAAATTCGCTCGGTATTACCAACATATTGATAACCACCCAACAATTCAAATCGTTCGGTTTGTTCAGATAACTTCTCGATTAATTTATTATAACCTTCTGATTCATAATCGGTACGGTTAGACAATTCCGCATTGATTGAATCAATTTCAAATTGTATAGACAATAATTCCGAA
Coding sequences within it:
- the rpmB gene encoding 50S ribosomal protein L28, coding for MSRVCQITGKRAMVGNNVSHAMNKTKRKFSVNLVKKRFYIAEEDRWVTLKVSTSALKTINKKGIAAVLKEAKANGLLK
- the rpmG gene encoding 50S ribosomal protein L33, which codes for MAKKAKGNRIQVILECTEHKSSGIAGTSRYITTKNKKNTPDRMELKKFNPILKKVTIHKEIK
- a CDS encoding DUF4295 domain-containing protein, with product MAKKTVATLQGGSKKLTKAIKMVKSPKTGAYTFVESVMAPELVDEFLAKK
- the hisS gene encoding histidine--tRNA ligase — translated: MAQKPSIPKGTRDFSPAEIAKRNYIISTIKKNFESYGFQPIETPSFENLDTLMGKYGEEGDRLIFKILNSGDYLSKVDDQLLQDKDSNKLTSKISEKALRYDLTVPFARFVVQHQNELEFPFKRYQIQPVWRADRPQKGRFREFYQCDADVVGSTSLWQEVELVQLYDAVFTQLNVKEVTIKINNRKILSGIAEVIGESDKLIDFTVALDKLDKIGEDGVKKEMLEKGISPSAIEKLQPLFQFHGDLDEKFAQLNELLASSEEGKKGIEELTFICKTVESFGLKTAILDLDITLARGLNYYTGAIFEVAAPATVSMGSIGGGGRYDDLTSIFGLKNMSGVGISFGLDRIYLVMEEMGVFPESVSNFTTVLFFNFGESEAVYAMNAVLQLRKQQIKAELYPDKVKMDKQFKYAEKKGIKYVVFVGSQEIEQQKYTIKNIQTGTQELVSFDEMIKVLNQ
- the ruvB gene encoding Holliday junction branch migration DNA helicase RuvB, with the translated sequence MNEYLDPTNTNFTKEEFDVEKKLRPLSFDDFAGQEQVLENLKVFVQAANMRNEALDHTLFHGPPGLGKTTLANILANELNVGIKITSGPVLDKPGDLAGLLTNLEERDILFIDEIHRLSPVVEEYLYSAMEDFKIDIVIESGPNARTVQINLNPFTLVGATTRSGLLTAPMRARFGIQSRLQYYNTELLSTIIDRSAGIIGVPIDMEAAIEIAGRSRGTPRIANALLRRVRDFAQIKGNGRIDLEISKYALKALNVDAHGLDEMDNKILSTIIEKFKGGPVGLSTLATAVSENAETIEEVYEPFLIQEGFIFRTPRGREVTEKAYKHLGIYTTRGSKGLFDG
- a CDS encoding ABC-F family ATP-binding cassette domain-containing protein — its product is MINIHDLSVSFNGDYLFENVSFRLNAGDKVGLVGKNGAGKSTMLKILSKEQSSDSGTIATDKEVKIGFLKQDIDFIKGRTVLDEAYQAFSELLSIQFEIDSINAELSNRTDYESEGYNKLIEKLSEQTERFELLGGYQYVGNTERILLGLGFKREDFHKQTDTFSGGWRMRIELAKLLLQNNDLLLLDEPTNHLDIESIIWFEDFLKSFSGAVVLVSHDKMFLDNVTNRTIEISNGKIYDFNKNYSKYLIEREEQLKIQLAAQKNQAKKIEETEKLIEKFRYKATKASMAQSLIKKLDKIERIEVDEQDQSVMNVSFPVSVIPGKIVLEMEKVSKSFGEKTVFQNIDLQIERGKKIAFVGQNGQGKSTLIKAIMNEFDFQGEIKIGHNVQLGYFAQNQAEYLDGEKTLLDVMIDNASDSNRSKVRDMLGAFLFRGDDVDKKVKVLSGGERNRLALCVLLLNPFNVLLMDEPTNHLDIQSKAVLKEALKNYEGTLIVVSHDRDFLQGLCEKTIEFKDGAIKEYLGDINYFLEQKKVADIRSLEETYTETSKTETVEKTSKSLSYEEQKRRKSLQNKLNKTEKEISELEEIIAQADQQLAESYEEMMQDSQWFVNYENLKSKLEETMLLWEQIAEELE